One Streptomyces sp. SAI-135 DNA segment encodes these proteins:
- the car gene encoding carboxylic acid reductase: MSLTPVTNGSVSPAILATVRDHATGLPRAVTAVMEGYANRPALGERAREPVTDAATGRTELRLLQHYTTVSYAELWERAGAVAAEWAADTERPVGEGDFVAVYGFTSVDYTVLDLACLRAGAVSVPLPYSSSLGKLEPIVAESAPRVLATSIESIDSAVELALSAPSRPRLVVFDFHPEADEERERFEAARVRLADAGDSAAEALSAVIARGRTLPTPVTSEAAEGNPTRLLTYTSGSTGAPKGAIYTDSMVQSLWAGWFAPKGDASPVTMGYLPMSHIAGRASLYMTLVQGGTVYFTGLSDMSTLFDDMREARPTQLQLVPRICDMLLQEYQSRSARRAGEFADPDALDKAVKAELREEFVGGRVRDVLCGSAPIAAELKRFLESCLELSLRDVFGSTETGPILIDGRVKRPPVIEYKLADVPELGYYTSDVPHPRGELLIRAETITPGYYKRPDVTASVFDADGFYHTGDIMAETAPDQLVYLDRRNNVLKLAQGEFVTVSHLETTFATSPLIRQIYVHGNSERAHLLAVIVPTEDALAQAGGAKELKPLLAASLQEIARYAELKPYEIPRDFLVETEPFSTENGLLSEVRKNLRPSLKDRYGDQLEVLYEELVSGREEALRALNAAGPDQPVFEAIRAAASALLGCPASELRPTARFTDLGVDSLSALSFSQLLRDAFAVEVPVGVLLSAGNNLQAVADHIEAARAGAAGRPSSASVHGADAAEVRADELTLEKFLDVTTLGSARPASGVAPHTVLLTGANGYLGRFMCLHWLERLSETGGRLICVIRGRDDADARRRLDAALDSGDQQLLSRYQELADRHLEVLAGDISEERLGLDEDTWKRLAMDVDAVFHPAALVNHVLPYEQLFGPNVVGTAELIRLALTGKVKPFTYLSTVAVAGGLDPARLDESADIREASTARTLTDGYASGYATSKWAGEVLLRRAHEEYGLPVTVLRSDMILAHRRHAGQLNVPDMFTRLLFSILTTGIAPASFYRPDADGERARAHYDGLPGDFVAEAVNTLGSAGATGYRTYNVVNPHDDGVSLDTFVDWLIAAGHPVIRIADYDEWFARFETALRALPEARRQYSLLPLLHTVRRPDEPMNGSTIPAVRFTEAVRKSGLANGEIPHVEAQLIEKYTADLQLLELI, from the coding sequence GTGTCATTGACACCTGTAACCAACGGCTCGGTCTCTCCCGCGATCTTGGCTACCGTGCGCGACCACGCCACCGGTCTGCCGCGGGCTGTCACCGCCGTGATGGAGGGGTACGCCAACCGCCCCGCCCTAGGTGAGCGGGCCCGCGAGCCGGTGACCGACGCGGCGACTGGCCGGACCGAACTGCGGTTGCTGCAGCACTACACGACCGTCAGCTACGCCGAGCTGTGGGAGCGGGCCGGCGCGGTCGCGGCCGAGTGGGCGGCGGACACAGAACGCCCGGTGGGCGAAGGTGACTTCGTCGCCGTCTACGGGTTCACGAGCGTCGACTACACGGTGCTCGACCTGGCCTGCCTGCGAGCCGGCGCGGTCTCGGTGCCACTCCCATACAGCTCTTCGCTGGGCAAGTTGGAGCCAATCGTCGCGGAGTCCGCGCCGCGCGTTCTCGCAACCAGCATCGAATCCATCGACAGCGCGGTCGAGTTGGCGCTCTCCGCGCCGTCGCGGCCACGCCTCGTCGTGTTCGACTTCCACCCGGAGGCCGACGAGGAGCGGGAACGGTTCGAGGCCGCCCGGGTGCGGCTAGCGGACGCCGGGGACTCGGCCGCCGAGGCGCTGAGCGCCGTCATCGCGCGCGGCCGGACCCTGCCGACTCCGGTCACGTCCGAGGCTGCGGAGGGCAATCCGACGCGGCTGCTGACCTACACTTCCGGCAGCACGGGCGCACCCAAGGGCGCGATCTACACGGACAGCATGGTCCAAAGCCTGTGGGCGGGCTGGTTCGCGCCGAAGGGCGACGCGTCGCCGGTCACCATGGGCTACTTGCCGATGAGTCACATCGCGGGGCGAGCGTCGCTGTACATGACGCTGGTCCAGGGCGGCACGGTGTACTTCACAGGACTCAGCGACATGTCGACGCTGTTCGACGACATGCGCGAGGCCCGTCCGACCCAACTGCAACTGGTGCCGCGGATCTGCGACATGCTCCTCCAGGAGTACCAGAGCCGATCAGCGCGCAGGGCCGGGGAGTTCGCGGACCCCGACGCGCTCGACAAGGCCGTCAAGGCGGAGCTGCGGGAGGAGTTCGTCGGCGGCCGGGTGCGTGACGTCCTCTGCGGCAGCGCGCCGATAGCGGCGGAGCTGAAGCGGTTCTTGGAGTCCTGCCTGGAGCTGTCGCTACGGGACGTCTTCGGCTCGACCGAGACAGGCCCCATCCTGATCGACGGGCGGGTCAAGCGGCCCCCGGTCATCGAGTACAAACTGGCCGACGTCCCCGAACTCGGCTACTACACCTCGGACGTGCCTCATCCGCGCGGTGAACTCCTGATCCGCGCAGAGACGATCACCCCCGGCTACTACAAGCGGCCGGACGTGACAGCCTCGGTCTTCGACGCGGACGGCTTTTACCACACCGGCGACATCATGGCCGAGACCGCCCCGGACCAGTTGGTCTACCTCGACCGCCGCAACAACGTACTCAAACTGGCCCAGGGCGAGTTCGTCACCGTCTCCCATCTGGAGACCACCTTCGCCACCAGCCCCCTGATCCGGCAGATCTACGTCCACGGCAACAGCGAGCGCGCGCATCTCCTCGCGGTCATCGTCCCCACCGAAGACGCCCTCGCGCAGGCCGGTGGCGCCAAGGAACTCAAGCCCCTGCTTGCCGCATCCCTCCAAGAGATCGCCCGGTACGCCGAGTTGAAGCCGTACGAGATCCCGCGCGACTTCCTCGTCGAGACCGAGCCGTTCAGCACGGAGAACGGACTCCTCTCGGAGGTGCGCAAGAACCTGCGGCCCAGCCTCAAGGACCGTTACGGGGATCAACTGGAGGTGCTGTACGAGGAGTTGGTGAGTGGCCGGGAGGAGGCACTGCGCGCGCTGAATGCGGCGGGCCCCGATCAGCCGGTGTTCGAGGCGATCCGAGCAGCGGCGAGCGCGCTGCTCGGCTGCCCCGCCTCCGAGCTGCGGCCCACCGCACGCTTCACCGATCTCGGCGTCGACTCGCTGTCGGCGTTGTCCTTCTCGCAACTGCTGCGGGACGCCTTCGCCGTGGAGGTGCCGGTCGGGGTGTTGCTCAGCGCCGGCAATAACCTCCAAGCGGTCGCGGACCACATCGAGGCGGCCCGCGCCGGCGCCGCCGGGCGTCCGTCGTCCGCGTCGGTGCACGGCGCGGATGCCGCCGAGGTGCGCGCGGACGAGCTGACGCTGGAGAAGTTCCTCGACGTCACGACCCTGGGCAGTGCCCGCCCAGCTTCCGGCGTCGCCCCGCACACCGTGTTGCTGACCGGCGCCAACGGCTACCTCGGCCGGTTCATGTGCCTGCACTGGCTGGAGCGCCTGTCGGAGACCGGCGGCCGGCTGATCTGCGTAATACGAGGCCGCGACGACGCCGACGCCCGCCGTCGGCTGGACGCCGCACTCGACAGCGGTGACCAGCAGCTTCTCTCCCGTTATCAGGAGTTGGCGGATCGACATCTTGAGGTGCTGGCCGGCGACATCAGCGAGGAGCGGCTAGGGCTCGACGAGGACACCTGGAAGCGGCTCGCCATGGACGTCGACGCCGTCTTCCACCCCGCGGCGCTCGTCAACCACGTCCTGCCCTACGAACAGCTCTTCGGCCCGAACGTCGTCGGCACCGCCGAACTGATCCGGCTGGCCCTGACCGGCAAAGTCAAGCCGTTCACCTACCTCTCCACGGTCGCCGTGGCAGGCGGTCTCGATCCGGCCCGGCTCGACGAGAGCGCCGACATCCGCGAGGCGAGCACCGCCCGCACGCTGACCGACGGATACGCATCCGGGTACGCCACCAGCAAATGGGCCGGCGAGGTATTGCTGCGCCGCGCGCACGAGGAATATGGACTCCCCGTCACCGTTCTGCGCTCCGACATGATCCTGGCCCACCGCAGGCACGCAGGCCAGTTGAACGTCCCCGACATGTTCACGCGGCTGCTGTTCAGCATCCTGACCACGGGGATTGCGCCAGCCTCGTTCTACCGGCCTGATGCCGACGGCGAGCGGGCGCGGGCCCACTACGACGGACTGCCGGGTGACTTCGTCGCCGAGGCCGTCAACACGCTCGGCAGCGCAGGCGCCACCGGTTACCGGACGTACAACGTGGTCAACCCGCACGACGACGGTGTCTCGCTGGACACCTTTGTGGACTGGCTCATCGCCGCCGGGCACCCGGTCATTCGTATCGCCGACTACGACGAGTGGTTCGCCCGCTTCGAGACGGCCCTGAGGGCCCTGCCGGAGGCACGGCGGCAGTACTCGCTGTTGCCGTTGCTGCACACCGTCCGTCGGCCCGACGAGCCGATGAACGGTTCGACGATCCCGGCGGTGCGTTTCACGGAGGCAGTGCGGAAATCAGGGCTCGCGAATGGCGAAATCCCTCATGTGGAGGCGCAGTTGATCGAAAAATACACGGCGGACCTGCAGTTGCTCGAACTGATCTGA
- a CDS encoding MarR family transcriptional regulator, whose product MPTPHKTRPDALTLEVVELIGDVAARFYSDYEDAAAEHALTDVQARLLGLLSLEPLPMRKLAQKLKCEPSNVTGIVDRLETRGLVERRPDPADRRVKVAAATEAGLQVARELQGGLQFAREPLAGLSQGERELLRDLLRLMRDA is encoded by the coding sequence ATGCCCACTCCTCATAAGACCCGGCCCGACGCGCTCACCCTGGAAGTGGTGGAGCTCATCGGGGACGTGGCGGCCCGCTTCTACTCGGACTACGAGGACGCGGCCGCGGAGCACGCCCTCACCGATGTGCAGGCGCGGCTGCTGGGTCTGCTGTCCCTGGAGCCGCTGCCCATGCGCAAACTGGCCCAGAAACTGAAGTGCGAGCCGTCGAACGTCACCGGGATAGTGGACCGGCTGGAGACGCGCGGACTGGTGGAACGGCGCCCCGATCCCGCGGACCGCCGGGTCAAGGTGGCGGCAGCGACGGAGGCGGGCCTCCAGGTGGCCCGGGAACTGCAGGGAGGCCTGCAGTTCGCCCGCGAGCCACTGGCAGGGCTGTCCCAGGGCGAACGGGAGTTGCTGCGGGATCTGTTGCGGCTGATGCGGGACGCGTGA
- a CDS encoding FAD-dependent monooxygenase, with product MNKSHTLIVGAGISGLALAKALLDRGMTVEVVERRAAEGQALGTGLYLPANAVRTLHGIGVGDQVAKRAEPVTWQRLQDQRGRPLAEFEVSRIWGEVGRCLAITRGDLHEVLRTAVDGTVVRHNTEVRSVSDDGTVTFAGGASGTYDLVVGADGINSAVRRSLFGGPEPRFLGQLCWRFIADDTAAIPAITDWTARLGGKGRTFLTVRLNGGRVYCYADINSPVPTPPAGDWRALFADFGGPVPRLLEQGANAHFAALHESENTVWTRPRAVLVGDAAHAFSPSMAQGGAMALEDALVLADTLATGPDVPTALAAFQARRASRVAWVVSQNHRRDKARNLPTPLRNFTIRRAGERLFKANHAPLHALP from the coding sequence ATGAACAAATCTCACACTTTGATCGTCGGGGCCGGAATATCCGGCCTGGCGCTGGCTAAAGCTCTTCTGGACCGCGGAATGACGGTGGAGGTCGTTGAGCGCCGCGCCGCCGAAGGACAAGCCCTCGGCACCGGTCTCTACCTTCCGGCGAACGCCGTCCGTACACTCCACGGCATCGGCGTGGGGGACCAGGTGGCCAAGCGCGCGGAACCCGTGACATGGCAGCGGCTCCAGGACCAGCGCGGGCGCCCGCTCGCCGAGTTCGAGGTCAGCCGAATCTGGGGCGAGGTCGGCCGCTGCCTGGCCATCACCCGGGGCGATCTGCACGAGGTGCTGCGTACGGCGGTCGACGGCACCGTCGTCCGTCACAACACCGAGGTGAGGTCCGTGTCCGACGACGGGACCGTGACTTTCGCGGGCGGCGCAAGCGGCACGTACGACCTGGTGGTGGGTGCGGACGGCATCAACTCCGCCGTGCGGCGCTCCCTTTTCGGCGGTCCCGAACCGCGTTTCCTGGGCCAGTTGTGCTGGCGGTTCATCGCCGACGACACCGCCGCGATACCGGCCATCACCGACTGGACCGCGCGCCTGGGCGGCAAGGGCCGCACGTTCCTGACCGTGCGGCTCAATGGTGGCCGCGTCTACTGCTACGCCGACATCAACAGCCCCGTCCCCACCCCTCCGGCCGGAGACTGGCGCGCCCTCTTCGCAGACTTCGGTGGTCCCGTCCCGCGCTTGCTGGAGCAGGGCGCCAACGCGCACTTCGCCGCGCTGCACGAGAGCGAGAACACGGTCTGGACGCGTCCCCGCGCTGTCCTTGTAGGTGATGCCGCCCACGCCTTCTCCCCGAGCATGGCTCAGGGCGGCGCGATGGCCCTCGAAGACGCCCTGGTGCTCGCCGATACTCTCGCGACCGGACCTGATGTCCCCACGGCCCTCGCGGCCTTCCAGGCCCGGCGAGCCAGCCGGGTCGCCTGGGTAGTGAGCCAAAACCACCGCCGTGACAAGGCCCGCAACCTGCCCACTCCGCTGCGCAACTTCACGATCCGCCGGGCCGGGGAGCGCCTCTTCAAGGCCAACCACGCACCCCTGCACGCCCTCCCGTAG
- a CDS encoding SDR family oxidoreductase, producing the protein MSRFDGKAAVITGGGSGIGLAAARRLLDEGASVVISGRRKERLEQAAADTPQDRVLVFTVDVSVRAECDALIQAAVNRFGRIDTLINAAGMNLVGSVEDTSDEDWQRCVGADLSSVFYTTRAALPHLRATKGSIVNIGSVSSLGGGWSHAGYNAVKAAVANLTRSVACDEGKHGVRANTVCPGLAGSNKSGLIM; encoded by the coding sequence ATGTCTCGCTTCGACGGCAAGGCAGCAGTCATTACCGGCGGCGGCTCCGGCATCGGCCTGGCCGCGGCGCGCCGCCTCTTGGACGAAGGTGCCTCGGTTGTGATCTCTGGACGTCGCAAGGAGCGCCTGGAGCAGGCGGCTGCCGACACGCCGCAGGACCGCGTCCTGGTTTTCACCGTCGACGTGTCCGTCCGCGCGGAGTGCGACGCCCTCATCCAGGCGGCGGTCAACCGCTTTGGGCGCATCGACACTCTCATCAACGCTGCCGGCATGAACCTCGTCGGCAGCGTGGAGGACACCTCCGACGAGGACTGGCAAAGGTGCGTGGGCGCGGACCTGAGCAGCGTCTTCTACACCACCCGTGCCGCGCTGCCACACCTGCGGGCCACCAAGGGCTCCATCGTCAACATCGGTTCCGTCTCCTCTCTCGGAGGCGGCTGGTCACACGCCGGCTACAACGCCGTCAAGGCAGCCGTTGCCAACCTGACGCGCTCCGTGGCCTGCGATGAGGGCAAGCACGGCGTCCGGGCCAACACGGTCTGCCCCGGCCTTGCTGGCTCTAACAAGAGCGGGTTGATCATGTGA